One genomic segment of Rivularia sp. PCC 7116 includes these proteins:
- a CDS encoding tetratricopeptide repeat protein, with the protein MIYCINPECKQRENPDNISICQYCGTSLLVNQKYRLIKPLRPLTQQSYADIFEVTDGENSKVIKVLKVNSPQFVKMFEREAFTLQLLNHPGIPKVEPDDYFTFTPNDYSGELHCLVMEKIPGQNLEQWLIENGVISSNKALDWLRQLVEILDVLHTNYFFHRDIKPSNIIIRPDGKLALIDFGTVRDISNTYLVKIGVGGNENLTTTMSGGYTPQEQIDGKAVPQSDFYALGRTFVYLLTGKSPTELPNNPKTGKLIWRDKARNISHPLADFIDEMTARLPADRPQRAFQMLEDLNPEKLFLKRILRFLMSPQLKFISTGFLITLASFFLIQLWTRPLRAAHEEIEGREALQDRKFEDARKHFEEATKLNPNKADYQNSLGLACKLQKDFECALNQYEKSLELGNGDILTKATVYYNIATLFEDIRDFDKAIEYYKKVIAYQSNKDDNVSVVVADARNNYARLLIWQKQNNQKAIEEISKSLKYVEPKNASRTKSKLYKNLGWTYLQLGNLQAAKKYLEKAIELDEYQTAAAHCLQATVLQQIDSKDTLSSWQKCRDYDADGLPEVETWQLDAIRNLNSTKQQK; encoded by the coding sequence GTGATTTACTGTATTAACCCCGAATGTAAACAAAGAGAAAATCCCGATAACATCAGTATTTGTCAATACTGCGGAACTAGTTTACTGGTTAATCAGAAATATCGGCTAATCAAACCTTTACGTCCGCTGACGCAGCAAAGCTATGCGGATATATTTGAAGTCACAGATGGAGAAAATAGTAAAGTTATCAAAGTATTAAAAGTAAATAGTCCGCAATTTGTAAAAATGTTTGAAAGGGAAGCATTTACATTACAATTACTTAATCATCCTGGAATTCCCAAAGTAGAACCGGACGATTACTTTACTTTTACACCAAACGATTATTCGGGGGAACTTCACTGTTTGGTGATGGAGAAAATTCCCGGTCAAAATTTAGAGCAATGGTTAATAGAAAATGGTGTGATTTCTTCTAATAAAGCTCTTGATTGGTTGAGACAGCTTGTAGAAATTTTAGATGTTCTACATACAAATTATTTTTTTCATCGGGATATCAAACCTTCAAATATTATCATCAGACCAGATGGTAAATTAGCTTTAATTGATTTTGGTACTGTTAGAGACATTAGCAATACCTATTTAGTCAAAATAGGAGTAGGGGGAAACGAAAATCTCACTACAACTATGTCAGGTGGTTATACACCCCAAGAACAAATTGATGGAAAAGCGGTACCTCAATCAGATTTTTATGCTTTAGGACGTACTTTCGTTTATTTACTAACAGGAAAATCCCCGACAGAGCTTCCTAATAATCCTAAAACTGGTAAATTAATTTGGCGCGATAAAGCACGAAATATTTCTCATCCCCTGGCAGATTTTATTGATGAAATGACGGCTCGATTGCCAGCAGATAGACCTCAAAGGGCATTTCAAATGTTAGAAGATTTAAATCCGGAAAAATTGTTCTTAAAAAGAATATTACGTTTTCTCATGTCTCCTCAATTAAAGTTTATTTCAACAGGTTTTTTGATTACATTAGCTAGCTTTTTTCTAATTCAATTGTGGACAAGACCATTACGAGCGGCTCATGAAGAAATTGAAGGTCGTGAAGCTCTTCAAGATCGTAAATTTGAAGATGCTAGAAAACATTTTGAAGAAGCAACTAAATTGAATCCAAATAAAGCAGATTATCAAAATAGTTTGGGATTAGCTTGTAAGTTGCAGAAAGATTTTGAATGTGCTTTAAATCAGTATGAAAAATCATTAGAATTAGGTAATGGCGATATTTTAACCAAAGCAACAGTCTATTATAATATAGCAACTCTTTTTGAGGATATTAGAGATTTTGATAAAGCAATAGAATATTATAAAAAAGTGATTGCTTATCAAAGTAATAAAGATGATAATGTTAGTGTAGTAGTAGCAGATGCCCGTAATAATTATGCTCGGTTACTAATATGGCAAAAACAAAATAATCAAAAAGCGATAGAAGAAATATCGAAATCTCTAAAATATGTAGAGCCAAAGAATGCTTCCAGAACTAAATCCAAATTGTATAAAAACCTGGGCTGGACATATTTGCAATTGGGTAACTTACAAGCAGCCAAAAAATATTTAGAAAAAGCGATTGAATTAGATGAGTATCAAACAGCAGCAGCCCACTGTCTGCAAGCTACTGTATTGCAACAAATTGACAGTAAAGATACTCTATCTTCATGGCAGAAATGCCGCGATTATGATGCCGATGGTTTACCAGAAGTGGAAACTTGGCAGCTTGATGCAATCCGAAATTTAAATTCAACCAAACAACAAAAATGA
- a CDS encoding lipopolysaccharide assembly protein LapB, giving the protein MKYKLFNYLVLTLAASSVNFTVLNNKAIAGNQVSQNPTKILLARKVICDPMCREVSRSDSFYIISPVGTLIDNNLPKFSWSRIPKTTSYIVRLSSSEGTLWQSETTNTEISYPQNQPALKPGKAYDLTVKAIGAEERETETRFIILTPQEAQTVNNEVANIRKQNLAPQDTALKIAELYEKNNLTSLAEKNYQQALNIAESRGDLNGQAWARVKLARVNLTVENHKKAISLLKTAHVNYEALKNKELSTQIAQFLGEVYDSLNKKQESIAWYQQAKTGYQQLNDKKRLEWVEKQLNRLR; this is encoded by the coding sequence ATGAAATATAAATTATTTAACTACCTGGTTTTGACGTTAGCTGCTAGCTCTGTAAATTTTACGGTATTGAATAATAAAGCAATCGCTGGAAATCAAGTTTCACAAAATCCCACCAAAATACTATTAGCAAGAAAGGTGATTTGCGATCCTATGTGTCGTGAAGTTAGTCGTAGTGACTCTTTCTATATAATCAGCCCTGTTGGTACTCTAATAGATAACAATTTACCAAAATTTTCTTGGAGCAGGATACCAAAAACCACTAGCTATATTGTCCGCTTGAGTAGCTCGGAAGGAACTTTATGGCAGTCAGAAACTACAAATACCGAAATTTCCTACCCTCAAAATCAACCGGCTTTAAAACCAGGTAAAGCCTATGATTTAACGGTTAAAGCGATTGGTGCAGAAGAGAGAGAGACTGAAACTCGATTTATTATCCTTACACCACAAGAAGCTCAAACAGTGAATAACGAAGTTGCTAATATCCGCAAACAAAATCTTGCTCCACAAGATACAGCTTTAAAAATAGCCGAGCTTTACGAAAAAAATAATCTGACATCTTTAGCCGAAAAGAATTATCAGCAAGCGCTAAATATCGCAGAAAGTAGAGGTGATTTAAACGGGCAAGCTTGGGCGAGAGTTAAACTTGCAAGGGTTAATCTTACTGTAGAGAATCATAAAAAAGCGATTAGTTTATTAAAAACAGCACATGTCAATTACGAAGCATTGAAGAATAAAGAACTTTCCACTCAGATAGCTCAGTTTTTAGGGGAAGTATACGATAGTCTCAACAAAAAACAAGAATCAATCGCTTGGTATCAACAAGCTAAAACTGGATATCAGCAATTAAACGATAAAAAACGTTTGGAATGGGTAGAGAAACAGTTGAATCGATTGAGGTAA
- a CDS encoding CHAT domain-containing protein, giving the protein MARKRYLFYVAVQSLIDGYLKMRSKFIAIFLTTIFLIVGMSAVFSQTPVSISNNPQLLVKQGEYFYRQQQLSTAIEYFQKAAKIFAEKKDKPNQAITLTNLGRLQFELGKANDALNNWQTAETIYLQLGDEIAVTRNQIYQASALQKLGLLSRACGILLQSLEIEQKSCDDLTTKKLETILQQNKIHPEPDILLTGWRSLGNVLRATGKLNESRYILETVAKNNSPSTQPGTLLSLANTYMSLGNLKRDRFLASKASNLNLTASQQDNYRWGCFQNNNLLPLEAIKEYKNAESKYREAIENYSTTPIATKAKINLLNLLLSRSKFKSTDNNDTNNLLSQANSLLSDINIGNSSPNQNQIYNQINLAKSRNCLTQLTNNKPNWENRIKELSSAESQAEIIKDDIAKSYAIGNLGSLYEYRAWWLNQNLNQSKNSSKNNLCQTAETCLNKAYKSTQQALYFAQPTKQPFIAYQWQSQLGHILEEQGKKDNAITAYNKAINTLESVRYNLLTTDSDVQFSFLENVEPVYRRLLDLLLQTKANDKILRATEVSESLQLAELENLLRCRLDTAQTVAISKLEQPPAAIIHPIIIQNRIEVIARIPSSNKLLREQLDISQKDFNDVLYNLENLRSSDKFDEGTYIEPAQQLYNWLIKPFENDLPKEGTLVFIVDSTLQSVPFAALYDGEEYLVQKYSIAVNVASKLLNQRNLKPKQRSALLVGISGKAKSFINKLPQLFHVEDELAGIEKTVSNQILKNEQFTSAALSKQIAAKDYPFIHLATHGQFSSNREKTYIYAWHNKIKLDELDRLLRTRRDNSAQPIELLVLSACETAKGDKRAALGIAGVALKAEARSTVASLWKVNDESTADFMKQFYQELNKPNMTKAEALRKVQMNFLDNPKYNHPYHWAPFILVGNWA; this is encoded by the coding sequence ATGGCAAGAAAACGGTATTTATTTTACGTTGCAGTACAATCCTTAATTGATGGTTATTTGAAAATGCGAAGTAAATTTATCGCTATATTTCTAACTACTATTTTCTTAATTGTGGGGATGTCTGCTGTTTTTTCTCAAACTCCAGTCAGCATTTCAAATAATCCCCAACTTTTAGTAAAGCAAGGTGAATATTTTTATCGTCAGCAGCAATTATCAACAGCAATAGAGTATTTTCAGAAAGCAGCAAAAATATTTGCTGAGAAAAAAGATAAACCGAATCAAGCTATTACGTTAACTAATTTAGGTCGTTTGCAGTTTGAATTAGGAAAAGCGAATGATGCTTTGAATAATTGGCAAACAGCCGAAACAATTTATCTTCAATTGGGAGATGAAATTGCGGTAACTCGGAATCAAATTTACCAAGCTAGTGCTTTGCAAAAATTAGGTTTACTATCTCGTGCTTGCGGAATTTTATTGCAAAGTTTGGAGATTGAGCAGAAAAGTTGCGATGATTTGACTACAAAAAAACTAGAAACAATTTTACAACAAAACAAGATACATCCCGAACCCGATATTTTATTAACCGGGTGGCGCAGTTTGGGTAATGTTTTGCGAGCTACGGGTAAGTTAAATGAATCGCGCTATATTTTAGAAACGGTAGCTAAAAACAATTCACCTTCAACTCAGCCAGGTACTTTGTTGAGTTTGGCAAATACCTATATGTCTTTGGGAAATTTAAAACGCGATAGATTTTTAGCATCAAAAGCATCAAACTTGAATTTAACAGCATCTCAACAAGATAATTATCGTTGGGGTTGTTTTCAAAATAATAATCTTCTTCCTCTAGAAGCGATAAAGGAGTATAAAAATGCTGAGTCTAAATATCGGGAAGCAATTGAAAATTATTCAACTACACCCATCGCAACCAAAGCAAAAATTAATCTACTCAATCTGTTGCTGTCTAGAAGCAAGTTCAAATCAACTGACAACAATGATACAAATAATTTACTCTCTCAAGCAAATAGTTTATTGTCCGATATCAATATTGGGAATTCATCTCCCAATCAAAACCAGATTTACAATCAAATTAATTTAGCTAAATCAAGAAATTGTTTAACTCAATTAACCAACAATAAACCTAATTGGGAAAATAGAATTAAAGAATTATCTTCAGCAGAATCCCAAGCTGAAATAATCAAAGATGATATTGCAAAATCCTATGCGATTGGTAATCTTGGTAGCTTATATGAATATCGCGCTTGGTGGCTAAACCAAAATTTGAATCAATCTAAAAATAGTAGCAAAAACAATTTATGTCAAACAGCAGAAACTTGTTTAAATAAAGCATATAAATCCACACAACAAGCTCTTTATTTTGCTCAACCAACCAAACAACCATTTATTGCTTATCAATGGCAATCCCAACTAGGACATATATTAGAAGAACAAGGAAAAAAAGACAATGCGATAACGGCTTACAATAAAGCCATAAATACTTTAGAATCAGTTCGTTACAATTTATTGACAACGGATTCCGACGTGCAGTTTTCTTTTTTAGAAAATGTAGAACCCGTTTACCGTAGATTGTTAGATTTACTTTTACAAACAAAAGCCAACGATAAAATATTAAGAGCAACCGAAGTTAGCGAATCTTTGCAGTTAGCAGAATTAGAAAACTTATTAAGATGTCGGCTTGATACTGCTCAAACCGTTGCGATTAGTAAATTAGAGCAGCCTCCAGCAGCAATTATTCATCCTATCATCATACAAAACCGCATTGAAGTGATTGCTCGGATACCATCATCAAATAAATTACTTCGCGAACAACTTGATATATCTCAGAAAGATTTTAATGACGTTTTGTACAATTTAGAAAATTTACGCTCCAGTGACAAATTTGATGAAGGCACTTATATTGAACCTGCTCAACAACTTTACAACTGGCTAATAAAACCTTTTGAAAATGATTTACCCAAAGAAGGAACATTGGTTTTTATTGTTGATAGTACTTTGCAGAGCGTTCCTTTTGCCGCACTTTACGATGGAGAAGAGTATTTAGTTCAAAAATATAGTATCGCTGTAAATGTAGCATCCAAATTATTAAATCAAAGAAATTTAAAACCGAAACAGCGGAGTGCATTGCTTGTAGGAATAAGTGGAAAAGCCAAAAGCTTTATTAATAAATTGCCACAGCTTTTTCACGTAGAAGATGAATTAGCTGGAATAGAAAAAACGGTATCCAATCAAATACTTAAAAACGAGCAGTTTACCAGTGCAGCTTTAAGCAAACAAATTGCTGCTAAAGACTACCCATTTATTCATCTAGCAACCCACGGGCAATTTAGTTCTAACCGCGAAAAAACTTATATATATGCTTGGCATAACAAAATTAAGCTAGATGAATTAGATAGATTACTTCGCACCCGCAGAGACAATTCTGCTCAACCAATTGAATTATTAGTGCTAAGTGCTTGCGAAACAGCAAAAGGAGATAAACGTGCTGCTTTGGGTATAGCTGGAGTTGCTTTAAAAGCAGAAGCTCGCAGTACCGTTGCTAGTTTGTGGAAAGTTAACGATGAATCTACAGCGGATTTTATGAAGCAATTTTATCAAGAATTGAACAAGCCAAATATGACAAAAGCTGAAGCTCTAAGAAAAGTGCAAATGAATTTTCTGGATAATCCTAAATACAATCATCCTTATCATTGGGCACCTTTTATATTAGTGGGTAATTGGGCATAG